One Chelonoidis abingdonii isolate Lonesome George chromosome 18, CheloAbing_2.0, whole genome shotgun sequence genomic region harbors:
- the TIMM8B gene encoding mitochondrial import inner membrane translocase subunit Tim8 B, giving the protein MAEPGGPDPAVSELQRLVAAEQQRAQFTAQVHNFMDVCWDKCVDKPGSKLDSRTEGCLASCVERFIDTTLSITNRFAQIVQKGGH; this is encoded by the exons ATGGCGGAGCCTGGCGGCCCGGACCCCGCGGTCTCCGAGCTGCAGCGGCTGGTGGCCGCTGAGCAGCAGCGGGCGCAGTTCACCGCCCAG GTTCATAACTTCATGGATGTTTGCTGGGACAAATGTGTGGACAAACCTGGCTCAAAGTTGGACTCCAGAACAGAAGGCTGTCTAGCCAGTTGTGTGGAGAGATTCATTGATACCACCTTATCCATCACTAACCGCTTTGCTCAGATTGTACAGAAAGGAGGACACTGA